A window of the Hordeum vulgare subsp. vulgare chromosome 5H, MorexV3_pseudomolecules_assembly, whole genome shotgun sequence genome harbors these coding sequences:
- the LOC123452574 gene encoding ras-related protein RGP1, translating to MSRGGGYGEMGQKIDYVFKVVLIGDSAVGKSQLLARFARNEFSLDSKATIGVEFQTKTLQIDNRTVKAQIWDTAGQERYRAVTSAYYRGAVGAMLVYDMTKRQSFDHMARWLEELRSHADKNIVIMLIGNKSDLGSLRAVPTEDAKEFAERESLFFMETSALEATNVEKAFMTGLEEIYRTVSKKNLVANDEANSGGNSSLLKGTKVIIPGQEPAPTAKAACCMSS from the exons atgtCTCGTGGCGGCGGCTACGGGGAGATGGGGCAGAAGATCGACTACGTGTTCAAGGTGGTGCTCATCGGCGACTCCGCCGTCGGCAAGTCGCAGCTGCTGGCGCGGTTCGCGCGCAACGAGTTCAGCCTCGACTCCAAGGCCACCATCGGCGTCGAGTTCCAGACCAAGACCCTCCAGATCGACAACCGCACCGTCAAGGCCCAGATCTGGGACACCGCGGGACAAGAGAG GTACCGAGCAGTAACAAGTGCCTACTACAGAGGCGCAGTAGGAGCTATGCTAGTGTATGACATGACCAAGCGTCAGTCCTTCGATCATATGGCGCGGTGGCTCGAGGAATTGCGAAGCCATGCCGACAAGAACATCGTCATCATGCTCATTGGGAACAAGTCGGACCTGGGCTCCCTCCGGGCTGTCCCGACAGAGGATGCCAAGGAGTTCGCCGAGCGCGAGAGCCTCTTTTTCATGGAGACGTCCGCTCTTGAGGCTACCAATGTGGAGAAGGCCTTCATGACCGGCCTCGAGGAGATATACCGCACTGTCAGCAAGAAAAACCTTGTGGCCAACGATGAGGCTAACTCCGGCGGGAACTCGAGCTTGCTGAAAGGAACGAAAGTTATCATCCCAGGCCAGGAGCCGGCCCCTACGGCCAAGGCAGCATGTTGTATGTCCTCCTAG